The sequence CAAATCGTCCTTGTATCGGATCTTCGAACAAAAAGATATTGTCACTACTCGACGCAGCCACAAACGTCGACAAATAGGCGAGCGGGCTACGCGGCGTCGGGGGCGCGATCTGACGCAGTTCTAAAATGCCTAACTCCGGATCTTGCAGCGGGCTCCGCAGTTGAATGACGCCTAATTCATCATCACGGCTAACCTGGCCCACCTGGATCACGCCCAACTCGGGATCACTCGGTAGCTCGGCGACTGTGGCGTCATCCGGCATCAGCGGCTTAGCGCCAGGCCGCACGCTGGACTGGGTGCGTGAGAGATGCCGCGAGGGTCGCACCGGAGCGGCCTCCGGCACCGCTAGAAAGTCACTCAGCAGGGGAGCCGCACTTTTAGGGACTTTCTTAAAGTCGTTCTGAGATTTGGCCGGAGGGCTGACATCCGCCAGAGCACTCTGAGCGATCGCTCGATTGCGGGCGCTTGGTGGGTCTGCTCCCAATACCTCGGAGGTTCGTGACGCACTAGCAGGCGCGGCGAGCCTGCCCTCGCTCTCAGTCCCCAATTTCAGAAGCTGTTTGTGAGGAGCGTCAAATGACTTTGCCTGCACCGGGGCGATCGGCACCGCCAGCGCTAAAAGCAACCAATAGAGCCGCTGAGCCCTCAACAAACAATCCATATCGCTGACCAGTGGTAGCTTCACAAGACCAAGAAAATCGTGGGAACTGCTGAATTTAGAACGTGCTGCCTATGCCAAAACCGGCGATCGCCCCCTGCCATTGCGACTGTTCAGCCAGGATAAATCATCCATCTCGTCTGCCCTGACAGTAGCCCCCCTCAAACTCATCACCAAATACCAACAACCTAAAGGGAACACACGGTGAGTTGCCATTGATTCACCGACTTACAAGCTCACTGACGATTGACTCCAGTTAACAGTGCCAGAATTGATGAGATTAAAATATGTAGAGACTGAATGTAGATGCCCATGCGCCAATATCACCCCCAATGGTCCAGACTGGCAAGTCTCATCGGCGTCTTTGCAGCCATTGCCAGTCCGGTTTTAGCACAAGCTGAAGTACCCCTCACCCATGGCACCGTCCAGACCTTTCGCAACCGGGTCGAGTTGCAACTGCAAGGGGGGTTGGTGCGGCCCGTGCGCGACCAAGATCGGCTGGGCTTTGGCGATGCCCTTCGAACCAATTTGGCGTCTCAAGCAGATTTACAACTCAGTGATGGTTCATTTATCCGCTTAGGCGAGCTGACCACCTTTTGGGTCATACCCAATACGCGCAACCTGTGGCTGGCCCAAGGCACTGGCTTGATCTCGTTAGCGCCCGATGGGGGCAGCACTCAGATAGAGACGCCCAATGCCATTGCCCAAACCCAAGGGGCGACAGTCGTGATACGACACGTCCAAGGACCCGACGCCGACGCCCCAGCAGCCCTCCCCGGCAGCGAAGCCACGCTACTGAGTGATACAGGGCGAACTGCTGTCATGGTGCTGGCAGACCCTAAACGCCAGGGGGTGCAAGTGAGTCTGCGCGACGCTCGCCGCGTTGAGCTCACCACCGGACAAATGGCGATCGTGGATGGTGACAGCCTCTATCTATTCGCCTTCAACCGCGACCTCTTTTACGAAACCAGTGCCTTAGTTCAGGGCTTGCCAGCGTCAGTGACGCCCCCCGACACGACCACCGCTGCGCCCCCACCCACCAACGATCCCGCCGCTGCGTCCGCCGCCTTTACGGGTGAATATTGGCTTGACCCTCGGTTTTTATCGCCGGAGGCAGATCGCACCGCTGAAAGTGGCTGGCTGTTTCCAGCCAATCCTCAGCCTGCGGCACCAGACGTCCCCCTTTCAGAGACGCAGACTGACAGTGCAGCCCCCGAAGTGCCGAGTCCGTCTGAACCGACGATGGCTGATCCCGACCCCCTTCGAGAGACCACACACAATGACTTAACGGTTGAAGATGAGCTAATGCCTGCCTCGCCTGTGCCACCGGCTACCGACGAAGCTCTGCCAGCTCCCGGCCAAGCCAATACAGAAAGCCTCGATCTCCCAGCAGGTGTCATTGAGCCGCCGTCTGAGCCCTCGGCACCCGAGCCACCCACCGCCGACCCGCCACCCGCGATCGCCGATCCTCCGCCTACAGAGGGCACTCCCTAACGACGTCAGTCATCGACCGGACGGCCCGACGACGAGAGGCTAGCATCCCCACTATCTGACCAACGTAAATTGGACGCTCAGCGATCGCGCCATCACGCAAGGCCGCATCGACCCGCCCAAGCCGCCAGACTGTTACGAAACATGGAGTTTTCTGACAATGCTGTCGCGGCTCCATAAAGGCATCACATGCCAATGCAGAAGTGGTGGACGATGCTGGATCCTCAAGCTTAAGACCACCGCGATCGCAAGGCATTTGCCCTAAAGAACTGTGAAGTTTTTACGAAGATATCCTGAGCCTATGTGAACAAACGAGTAAGCGCGAGTAGGTTATAGTTGTAATTACTGAGACCCTTACGTAAGCTTGAACGTTTTCTAGCGGGTTCTAGATAACAGTTTGTAAAGTTTTGGCAAGGCTGCTTAGTGATTCATCGTCAGAAGTATGACGATTTCGTGTTCCCGTCCGTTTTGTATCCACCATCTGTAGATAGACATCAATAGAAACTCTGTCTTTGGGTGTTTGTCTGGGCTTAGTCAAGAGTTGAATCTGGTTCAAGAGAGTCTTCGGCTCAGAAATTGATTCTGTAGCGCGAACGCCTCTCGGTTGTCTAGAACTGGTGATTATGAATCGCTTTTTCCGAATGTCATCACTCCAGTTAGTGGGCTGGCCTAGTCTAGTATTGGGCTTACTCGGCATATTGAGCGCCGCATCGCCCGCCCAAGGGCAGGTTCCCCTGACTCGTGCCGACGTCGAGTCACTTTATAATCAGGTCGAGTTTATTCCAGAGGGGCAGACTGCTCGCCCGGCCCGACTGAGTGATTGGTTAGCGGTGGGTGATGCCTTGCGCACGGCACTCGGAGCCAGAGCCGAACTCCGCTTCAACGACGGTTCTCTAGCCCGGGTCGGTGAGCGAGCCACTTTTTGGTTTGTGCCCAATACCCGTGACTTTCGCCTCTCCAATGGGACTGCCCTCTTTCTCATTCCCCCCGATCGCGGCCCGAGCAATATCCGCACCCCGAGCGCGGTGACTGGCATTCAAGGGACTGCTCTGGTTGTTCGCCACATTCCTCATCAGGCGTGTGACGCGGCTGAACCTTCGGTCAATGAATTGACTTGCCCAGGACGAACGGTGGTGATGGTCTTAACCAACAGTCCCAAAGGGCCGGTGGAAGTGACTGCCAGTAATGGCAACTCGGCCTTCTTGTCAGCCGGTGATTTAGCGGTTGTGGAAAATGGCGATATCCAGGTAATGGAGTTCAACCTCCAGCTGTTTTACGATACGAGTCCACTGGTATCAGGGTTAGAGCTCGATAATCCCAACTTTGAGGGCACGGGTTTGCCGACGGATCCGGTGCGGCAAGAGACCTGGGAAGGGCTGCAATCCCAGACTGATTTCAATGGCAGTTACCTGCTCAACCCCAGTGTGGTGGCTTTAAATGCGCAGCTAGGGACGACGGTGAGTTGGCTTTTACCCGCTGATGGGGGCGACTCACCGACCTTTGCCAATGACACCGCAGCGACGCCTCTAAGTGCTTTAGAAAGCCTTGAGAATACTGCCATCGTCCAGAATCCTGTTAGGCAATCACTGATGTCTACTTGGCCGCCCCGTACGGTACCAGGCTTAGAGGTGCCCCAGGCGTCTGTGCCGGGTGTTGTGATACCGACAGGACCTAGCTCACAACCGGCGGGAGTGATTCGTCCCGTCATTCCTAATGTCGGTGGGCCGGGGCCAATCGGGCCACCCAGCCGAGAACCAGGCGTCGTCACAGGCGGGCCACCGGTTGGAGTACCACCAGTAGAGCAACCGGTTGGAGTGCCCCCAGTAGAGCAACCGGGCGGCGGACCGCCTCCAGAGTTTCCTGGTGCACCCGAGGAATTCCCTGGCGCGCCAGAGGAGTTTCCGGCTGGGCCAAACGATGATCCGCCCGAGGTGCCAGACCCAGGAGACAACGGCCCAGAATTAGAAGTGCCCTTTGATCCTGCGGGCTAGTACCCTGTCCTTGTTGTCTGCGCTAAAGGCTCACTCATCGTAGAAGCCCCAAACTTGTCAGAGGGGGTTAATAAGTCTTTCTGTAGCCTACGACGCTTGTTCGGTGTCACGGAGGATTCAAGGTGGTAGTGAGGATTATCTCGGCTGTGCTGAGACCGGCTCCATCAGTCAGGTGCTGATCAGATGGCAATATCTACTTCGGACTCACCGATGTATGGAGGGCGATCGCGGGTCTACTGGTCACGTATTAGTCGCCTTCAACGGCTCATCAGGAGTCCGCATCTTGCCTTCTCAAATACGGTTGGTTATGGTGTGAGAGACTTAATGTCTCAGGGGCATTTTGCTCAGTTAGCTGTTTCTGCTGGCTACCACTGTGCGTTCCAAAAAAGCTCTTAAGATTGACTTACAAGCGGAGTATCCCTGCCCTTGTCGGCGAAGTGGTGTGCTCAAGCCCATTGCGCTGACCGAAGCTTTTGGGTGTCACCGATGTCAGCAGATTTTCGTCATTCAAGATGACGGCTACCTGTTGGAACAACTCTCAACGCATTACCCATACAAGCGGGTTTGGTACTGGACGGGAAACCAATGGCGCCTAGATCATTCCGCCCTCAGTAACCATTACTTACCACTAGCCACCATGCTGTTTGGCGTCGGCATGTTCGTTTTATTGCTGGCCATTCTGCAGCCGCCCAGCAGTTTGGGCATGTTTTTACGATTGCTTACGGTCGCGGCTGTTGCTTTATTGTTCTTAGTGGTTTTTTGGCTATCTTGTCGCCGCTAAACACGACTTCTTTGATTCCTGGAATAACGCGATGACTTCTGTTCAGTCTCTGGCCGAGCTATCGGTGCTTATACGGCAGATTCGCCAGGCGGCTGAGGCGCTCGAAGTTAGGCCAACCACCGTGGCGTTACAAACAGCGGCGCAAGCCTTTCGAGAAGCCGCTGACGACATCTTAGAAGCCAATACTCTAGACCTTGAAGCCAGCCTAGAAATGGCCGTGCCTGAGCTCGTAGTGGAATGGCTCAAACTCACGCCAGAGCGGTTGAACACTGCCATCGTCATCTTGGAACGCTTAGCCCAGCTGGATGCGGTGACCACTTCCACACATCGACCGCAACCCGCGATCGCCCCCACTGACCATGCTTACTGGCTGCGCGAACCCCTGGGGGTGATTGCGTTGGTGTACGAAGCGTTTCCTGAATTAGCGATTATCGCCGCTGCCCTGAGCCTGCGGGCCGGCAACGGTTTGATTTTGAAGGGCGGGCATGAGGCCAGTCAAACGAATCAAGTCATTGCCGACGTCTTTCAAGGTGTCTTAGCTCAAGTTGACTTGCCAGAACAAATCATTGTTTCGCTATCACCAAGTGAAGGGGAAGCCGCACGGCGCTGGTTGATGCAAACCAGTGAACTAGATTTAGTCATTCCTTACGGTCGGGCCAGTCTGGTACAGCAAGTCATGCGCGATGCCAACTCGCCCAGTTTGAGCACCGCGATTGGTAACTGCTATGTGTATTGGGCACCAACCGCCCCCGTTGAGGTGGTGGCGAAGATAATTATTGCCAGCCATCGGGGGAATCCAGAGCCCGTGAACGGCATCGAAAAAGTTTTGGTGGATGAAAAGGTGTCACCCGTCGCCGAACGGGAATTAGAGCATTTGCTGCAAGACAGTCAACTCTCAGTGAAAGACGTGGCTAGCCCCACCCTGTCATCTGACCTTGATGCCACTGTCGAAGAACTGTGGCAAGAGGCCCAGCTCGATCGCACCGTGTTGATGACGCGAGTGCCTAATTTATCGGCCGCGATCGCCCTGATCAATCGCTTTAGCAGCGGCCATGCTGACTGCATTGTGACCAACTCTTATCAAGAGAGCATGCAGTTTTCCAGTCAGGTGCGCAGTGCGTCCATCTATATCAACTCGTCGCCCCAATTCCAGCGCAATGCGTCTCATACGAGTGCGATCGCCCTCGGCATGTCGCCCCAACGAGGCCTCAAAAGCGGGCGCATCACTCTGGAAACGCTGCTCATGCATAAAGCCATCGTCCAGGGCATGGGAAATTTATGATGGCTTTGACAATCGGTCGGTGACCCAAGATGGCGAACGAATTCACTGCCAAACTTTGATTTTGCTGTCGGGACGTATGGCGAGGCCCCAGCCCAAGTGCGAGATTTGCTTAAATTTCCCTGTCCAGGCTGCTTGAATCACGGGAAACAGTGCGATCGCTGAGTTGGCTCCGTGATTCAAATGGGCAGTGATTCAGAGTCCCGTAGTGGCACATTCTGTGGCCGCACAGGTAGTCCATCTCAGGTAGCCGTGATATGATTAGAAACTCTGTGCATAAATTATATTCACGCTAAAACGCAACTCGTACCTCTATGGCACTGCTACAAGAACGCAAACAGGAACTCATCTCCGAATACCAGGTTCATGAAACCGACACAGGCTCTGCTGAAGTGCAAGTAGCCATGCTGACTGAGCGCATCAACAAACTCAGCCAACACCTACAAAGCAATAAAAAGGATTATTCTTCTCGGCGCGGACTGCTGAAGATGATTGGTCGCCGCAAGCGGTTGCTGTCCTACATTGCTAAAAAGGACGTTAATCAATATCGCGAGCTGATTGGTCGTCTTGGCATTCGTCGCTAGAGCGTTGACATTGCAGGTCTTGGAGCGTTGTCATGTCCGCTGATGCAGAGAAAGACCGCTTGCCGTTTGAACCCAATCGCAAGCGTAAAAAGTCAGCTAAAGAAAAGGTTCAGTCGGCAACCGAGCAGCCCAGCGAGGCAACTAAAGCCACCGCCAGCGCTGCTACAAATCGACGAACCAACAAATATTCCCGAGAAGAGACCAGCATCCCAGAAGTGGTGAGTCGTCGCATGTTGCGCCGGATGCTTTACTTTTCGGGCCTACCTGTAGTCTTGGGAGTGTTTGTTTTTTTTGTGAGCTACGTGCTGATTGTGCAGGAAATCGCTGTACTCCCAAATGTCGTAGTGTTGTTAACGACGCTGGCCTGCTTTGGTTTAAGTGTCGTTGGTCTCAGCTACGGAGCGCTGTCGGCGTCTTGGGAAGAGGACACTCTCGGCAGCCTACTTGGGTTCGAGCAATTTCAGGTGAACTTTGAACGGCTGATCGGTTCCTGGCGACAGGCTCGCGAAGAGCGTCGCAACAGCTCTTCATAGGTCTGACAGAATCGGTTTAGTGGGTTTTGCTTAAACTCCCTGGGGCGATCTCGCGATCGCCCCAGGGAGTATTTTTTTGCAGACACTTTTCACCCCTCTCCTGTCGTGCCCACTCGGGACCGGACTGAGTGAGGCGGCAGTGCAGGACGCCATGCCAATTTTGCTTAATGGATCAAAGTTGTCTTTGTATCCCAAATAACGAGAAGATAAGGGCATCGATCGCCGCTGGTAGCCCTCTGCGTCATGTCTAACAACGACTATCTCGAAAAGATTTTGACCGCCCGAGTATACGACGTTGCCCAAGAAACCCCTCTGGAAGTCGCCCCTCGCCTGTCACAACGGTTGGGGAATACGCTACTACTCAAACGAGAAGACATGCAGTCCGTCTTCTCTTTTAAACTGCGGGGGGCCTATAACAAGATGGCCCATTTGCCGCCGGAACGCTTAGCTCAGGGCGTAATCGCCGCCTCAGCCGGCAACCATGCCCAGGGGGTCGCGTTGGGGGCCAAGCGGCTGGGTACGTCGGCGATTATTGTGATGCCCGTGACCACACCGGAGCTGAAAGTCAAAGCGGTGGAAGCCCGGGGGGGCATTGCCGTGCTGCACGGCGAAACCTTTGACGATGCCTATGCCCATGCCTGTCAATTGTCAGAAGAAAAGGGCATGACCTTGATTCACCCGTTTGATGATCCAGAGGTGATTGCGGGTCAGGGCACTATTGGTATGGAAATTTTGCGGCAGCATCAGAAACCGATTCACGCCATTTTTGTGGCGATCGGTGGTGGCGGCTTGATTGCGGGCATTGCCGCCTATGTGAAACGGCTGCGACCGGACATTCGCATCATTGGGGTCGAGCCGGTGGATGCCGACAGTATGAGTCAGTCTTTGCAGGCAGGGCAACGAGTCACGCTAGACCAGGTAGGCCGGTTTGCCGATGGGGTCGCGGTTAAGCGCGTGGGGGAAGAAACCTTTCGCCTGTGTCAGCAGTATGTGGATGAAGTCATTTTGGTGAATACCGATGACACCTGCGCTGCCATCAAAGACGTGTTTGAGGACACGCGGTCAATTGTGGAGCCCGCTGGGGCGCTGGCGATCGCGGGGGCCAAAGCCTATGTGGAGCGCGAGGGGATTACGGGCGAAACGTTGGTGGCGATCGCCTGTGGCGCCAATATGAATTTTGACCGCCTCCGCTTTGTGGCGGAACGAGCGGAAATGGGCGAACGGCGGGAAGCGATTTTTGCAGTCAACATTCCCGAAGGGCCGGGCAGTCTGCGAAAGTTTTGCAAATGCATTGGCAAACGCAACCTGACGGAATTTAACTATCGCATTGCCGACAAGGCCGAAGCCCATATTTTTGTCGGGTTGCAGGTCAAAGACCGCCAAGATGCCAGCCAGATGGCGGCGACGTTTGAGGCTAATGGTTTCAACACCCTCGATCTGACGGATGACGAACTGACGAAAATGCACCTGCGCCATATGGTGGGGGGGCGATCGCCCCTGGCCCAAGATGAGGTGCTGTATCGGTTCGAGTTTCCCGAAAATCCCGGGGCTTTGATCAAGTTCCTTAACTGCATGAGCCCCAACTGGAACATCAGCCTCTTTCATTACCGCAACAATGGTGCTGATTACGGCCGCATTGTGTTGGGCATCCAAGTGCCGCCCGCCGAGATGGATGACTGGCGCGCCTTTTTAGACACCGTGGGCTACCGCTATTGGGATGAGAGCAATAATCCGGCTTACCACTTATTTTTGGCCTAAGCAAAACCTGCCCCGGGCCGATGAATCTGCCCGGGGCGACGAAATCACCCTTGTGCCTCTAATCCAGGAGTGGGTGGGGGTGGTTGCATGGGCAGTGAGAAGTAGATGGTCGTGCCCTGGTCAATCTCACTCTCCGCCCAGATTTCGCCATTGTGCCGATGAA comes from Leptolyngbya iicbica LK and encodes:
- a CDS encoding aldehyde dehydrogenase family protein, whose translation is MTSVQSLAELSVLIRQIRQAAEALEVRPTTVALQTAAQAFREAADDILEANTLDLEASLEMAVPELVVEWLKLTPERLNTAIVILERLAQLDAVTTSTHRPQPAIAPTDHAYWLREPLGVIALVYEAFPELAIIAAALSLRAGNGLILKGGHEASQTNQVIADVFQGVLAQVDLPEQIIVSLSPSEGEAARRWLMQTSELDLVIPYGRASLVQQVMRDANSPSLSTAIGNCYVYWAPTAPVEVVAKIIIASHRGNPEPVNGIEKVLVDEKVSPVAERELEHLLQDSQLSVKDVASPTLSSDLDATVEELWQEAQLDRTVLMTRVPNLSAAIALINRFSSGHADCIVTNSYQESMQFSSQVRSASIYINSSPQFQRNASHTSAIALGMSPQRGLKSGRITLETLLMHKAIVQGMGNL
- a CDS encoding FecR domain-containing protein, yielding MPMRQYHPQWSRLASLIGVFAAIASPVLAQAEVPLTHGTVQTFRNRVELQLQGGLVRPVRDQDRLGFGDALRTNLASQADLQLSDGSFIRLGELTTFWVIPNTRNLWLAQGTGLISLAPDGGSTQIETPNAIAQTQGATVVIRHVQGPDADAPAALPGSEATLLSDTGRTAVMVLADPKRQGVQVSLRDARRVELTTGQMAIVDGDSLYLFAFNRDLFYETSALVQGLPASVTPPDTTTAAPPPTNDPAAASAAFTGEYWLDPRFLSPEADRTAESGWLFPANPQPAAPDVPLSETQTDSAAPEVPSPSEPTMADPDPLRETTHNDLTVEDELMPASPVPPATDEALPAPGQANTESLDLPAGVIEPPSEPSAPEPPTADPPPAIADPPPTEGTP
- a CDS encoding FecR family protein; the protein is MNRFFRMSSLQLVGWPSLVLGLLGILSAASPAQGQVPLTRADVESLYNQVEFIPEGQTARPARLSDWLAVGDALRTALGARAELRFNDGSLARVGERATFWFVPNTRDFRLSNGTALFLIPPDRGPSNIRTPSAVTGIQGTALVVRHIPHQACDAAEPSVNELTCPGRTVVMVLTNSPKGPVEVTASNGNSAFLSAGDLAVVENGDIQVMEFNLQLFYDTSPLVSGLELDNPNFEGTGLPTDPVRQETWEGLQSQTDFNGSYLLNPSVVALNAQLGTTVSWLLPADGGDSPTFANDTAATPLSALESLENTAIVQNPVRQSLMSTWPPRTVPGLEVPQASVPGVVIPTGPSSQPAGVIRPVIPNVGGPGPIGPPSREPGVVTGGPPVGVPPVEQPVGVPPVEQPGGGPPPEFPGAPEEFPGAPEEFPAGPNDDPPEVPDPGDNGPELEVPFDPAG
- a CDS encoding PAM68 family protein; this translates as MSADAEKDRLPFEPNRKRKKSAKEKVQSATEQPSEATKATASAATNRRTNKYSREETSIPEVVSRRMLRRMLYFSGLPVVLGVFVFFVSYVLIVQEIAVLPNVVVLLTTLACFGLSVVGLSYGALSASWEEDTLGSLLGFEQFQVNFERLIGSWRQAREERRNSSS
- the rpsO gene encoding 30S ribosomal protein S15 → MALLQERKQELISEYQVHETDTGSAEVQVAMLTERINKLSQHLQSNKKDYSSRRGLLKMIGRRKRLLSYIAKKDVNQYRELIGRLGIRR
- the ilvA gene encoding threonine ammonia-lyase, biosynthetic yields the protein MSNNDYLEKILTARVYDVAQETPLEVAPRLSQRLGNTLLLKREDMQSVFSFKLRGAYNKMAHLPPERLAQGVIAASAGNHAQGVALGAKRLGTSAIIVMPVTTPELKVKAVEARGGIAVLHGETFDDAYAHACQLSEEKGMTLIHPFDDPEVIAGQGTIGMEILRQHQKPIHAIFVAIGGGGLIAGIAAYVKRLRPDIRIIGVEPVDADSMSQSLQAGQRVTLDQVGRFADGVAVKRVGEETFRLCQQYVDEVILVNTDDTCAAIKDVFEDTRSIVEPAGALAIAGAKAYVEREGITGETLVAIACGANMNFDRLRFVAERAEMGERREAIFAVNIPEGPGSLRKFCKCIGKRNLTEFNYRIADKAEAHIFVGLQVKDRQDASQMAATFEANGFNTLDLTDDELTKMHLRHMVGGRSPLAQDEVLYRFEFPENPGALIKFLNCMSPNWNISLFHYRNNGADYGRIVLGIQVPPAEMDDWRAFLDTVGYRYWDESNNPAYHLFLA